One Ardenticatenales bacterium genomic region harbors:
- a CDS encoding SGNH/GDSL hydrolase family protein, whose product MRNRWLLFVVLGLTAFFMIPRPALAAVPEQVAPTSQVAQSVGDDALNGGGCVAAYQQALAATPAASHNSFTVIGDSWGFLYYGQFKQNMIDSGYGNAYQYYMRAIPGTEASQWVSDQSYCQLLFLLVKFLVRNDTGTPRVMISLGGNDLVNDYDVWGMAIYDRIESDLRTLVNMLIAERSDVIIIFSGYDIVNMYKSQYCTDYAVNLLGSSDPAVVNPGLIELGNRQAAVAADYPNVYYANSFGALQGTPGNPNVNEYSPLPYFVDYPGWEQDCIHMNLSGYDIFTQALVDWMAGHGVISPAAAPKAFYLR is encoded by the coding sequence ATGCGTAATCGTTGGCTACTTTTCGTTGTATTAGGATTGACCGCTTTCTTTATGATCCCGCGCCCTGCATTGGCCGCCGTGCCAGAGCAAGTTGCACCAACTTCACAAGTGGCGCAATCCGTGGGAGATGATGCGTTGAACGGTGGCGGCTGCGTCGCCGCCTACCAGCAAGCCCTGGCGGCGACGCCCGCCGCGTCCCACAACTCCTTTACGGTTATTGGCGACTCCTGGGGCTTCCTGTACTATGGTCAGTTCAAACAGAACATGATCGACTCCGGTTATGGCAATGCCTATCAATACTATATGCGCGCTATTCCGGGGACGGAAGCCAGTCAATGGGTGAGTGATCAATCCTACTGCCAGCTTCTCTTCCTGTTGGTCAAATTCCTGGTCCGCAATGACACAGGGACGCCCCGCGTGATGATTTCGCTGGGTGGCAACGATCTAGTCAACGATTACGACGTATGGGGCATGGCAATCTATGATCGTATAGAATCCGACCTGCGCACTCTGGTCAATATGCTGATCGCTGAGCGCAGCGACGTGATCATCATTTTCTCCGGCTACGACATTGTGAACATGTATAAGAGCCAATACTGCACGGATTATGCCGTTAATCTGCTTGGTTCTTCCGATCCCGCGGTGGTGAACCCCGGCCTGATTGAACTGGGGAATCGCCAGGCGGCCGTGGCCGCGGATTATCCGAACGTCTACTACGCCAACTCCTTTGGCGCGCTGCAAGGTACACCGGGTAATCCGAACGTCAATGAGTACAGTCCCCTGCCCTACTTCGTCGATTATCCGGGGTGGGAGCAAGACTGTATTCATATGAATTTGTCTGGTTATGACATATTCACACAGGCTTTGGTTGATTGGATGGCGGGCCACGGCGTGATCTCGCCCGCCGCCGCGCCCAAGGCTTTCTACTTGCGATAG
- a CDS encoding acetyl-CoA C-acyltransferase: protein MTREAVIVAASRTAVGRSKKGTTRNWRSDEMAAAVIREVMNQAEGLDPREIDDVIMGCAMPEGAQGLNFARTIALRAGLPVDIPGMTVNRFCSSGLQTIALAAERIIADGADCIIAGGAETMSLVPMTGFRVNPNPYMVQNAPEVYMNMGLTAEQVSQEFEVSRQAQDEFAVNSHRKAAAAYATERFKGEILPLEVEEVTAGPNGPERKTIIFDRDEHLRPDTSLEGLAKLKPVFKLGGTVTAGNSSPLSDGAAAVIVMERQRAESLGLKPLAKFVGFNVGGVRPEIMGVGPIAAVPRLLKRTGMNLSDMDLIELNEAFAAQAVAVIRELGFDEEKVNVNGGAIALGHPLGCTGAKLTVQIINEMKRRDAQFGMVTMCIGGGMGAAGIFENLN from the coding sequence ATGACACGAGAAGCAGTCATTGTTGCTGCCTCGCGGACGGCTGTGGGACGGTCGAAAAAGGGCACAACCCGTAACTGGCGCTCAGATGAAATGGCTGCCGCCGTTATCCGCGAAGTAATGAATCAGGCGGAAGGGTTGGACCCACGGGAAATTGATGACGTGATTATGGGTTGCGCCATGCCGGAAGGGGCGCAAGGGTTGAATTTTGCGCGCACCATTGCCTTGCGGGCGGGTCTGCCGGTGGATATTCCAGGCATGACGGTGAATCGGTTTTGCTCGAGCGGTTTGCAAACGATTGCGCTGGCGGCGGAGCGCATTATCGCCGATGGCGCGGACTGCATTATCGCCGGTGGCGCGGAGACGATGAGCCTGGTGCCGATGACGGGCTTCCGCGTCAACCCCAACCCGTACATGGTGCAGAATGCGCCGGAAGTGTACATGAATATGGGTCTGACGGCGGAGCAGGTGTCGCAAGAGTTCGAGGTGAGTCGCCAGGCGCAGGACGAGTTTGCGGTGAACAGCCACCGCAAGGCGGCGGCGGCTTATGCCACGGAGCGGTTCAAGGGAGAAATTCTGCCGTTGGAGGTGGAAGAGGTGACCGCAGGCCCGAACGGGCCGGAGCGCAAGACCATTATCTTTGACCGGGACGAGCATCTGCGCCCGGATACGAGTCTGGAAGGGTTGGCAAAGTTGAAGCCTGTGTTTAAGTTGGGGGGGACGGTGACTGCCGGCAATTCCTCTCCTCTCAGTGATGGCGCGGCAGCCGTCATTGTCATGGAGCGACAGAGAGCGGAGTCGCTTGGGCTAAAACCTTTGGCGAAATTCGTGGGCTTCAATGTTGGCGGGGTGCGCCCGGAGATTATGGGCGTGGGACCGATAGCCGCCGTGCCGCGGTTGCTGAAGCGCACGGGTATGAACCTGAGTGATATGGACCTGATCGAGTTGAATGAGGCGTTTGCCGCCCAGGCTGTCGCCGTCATTCGTGAGTTGGGTTTTGATGAAGAAAAGGTCAATGTAAATGGTGGAGCGATTGCGTTGGGTCATCCGTTGGGTTGCACGGGCGCGAAGCTGACGGTGCAGATTATCAATGAGATGAAGCGGCGCGACGCTCAGTTTGGCATGGTGACGATGTGCATTGGTGGTGGTATGGGCGCTGCCGGCATTTTCGAGAACCTCAACTAG
- the ltaE gene encoding low-specificity L-threonine aldolase, which translates to MDKIDFRSDTVTWPTPEMRRAMAEAPVGDDVYGEDPTVNHLEAMAAERVGKEAALFVASGTMGNLIAILTHAGRGDEAILGQDAHINCWEAGGMAALGGVIPYALPTDEWGRMDLAQVEAAIRPDDPHCPRTRLILVENSYGARNGAPVPLDYLAGIGAIARRHGLATHMDGARLFNAAVALGVPASTVTRSIDSVSFCLSKGLCAPVGSLLCGSAAFIRQARRVRKVLGGGMRQAGVLASAGIIALTYMVDRLALDHQNAAALARGLAQIPGIRLNPAQVRTNIVFFDLAPDAPLTAPQIAERLCRQNIWIGAESERSFRVVTHYWIGPREIELLLSALEEIMTESR; encoded by the coding sequence ATGGATAAAATTGATTTTCGTTCCGACACCGTAACCTGGCCCACGCCGGAAATGCGCCGGGCAATGGCCGAGGCGCCCGTTGGGGACGACGTTTATGGCGAAGACCCCACCGTCAACCACCTGGAGGCGATGGCCGCCGAACGAGTGGGCAAAGAGGCGGCGCTGTTTGTTGCCAGCGGCACGATGGGCAACCTCATCGCCATTCTGACGCACGCGGGGCGCGGCGACGAGGCCATCTTGGGCCAGGACGCGCACATCAACTGCTGGGAGGCGGGTGGCATGGCCGCGTTAGGCGGCGTTATCCCGTACGCGCTGCCTACGGATGAATGGGGCCGCATGGACCTGGCGCAGGTAGAGGCGGCGATCCGTCCCGACGACCCGCACTGCCCGCGCACGCGCCTGATCCTGGTGGAGAACAGCTACGGGGCGCGGAATGGCGCGCCTGTGCCATTGGATTATCTGGCGGGTATCGGGGCGATTGCCCGGCGGCATGGGTTGGCGACCCATATGGATGGGGCGCGTCTGTTCAACGCGGCGGTGGCGTTGGGCGTGCCGGCATCTACTGTCACTCGATCCATTGATTCCGTCAGTTTTTGCCTTAGCAAAGGATTGTGCGCGCCCGTCGGCTCGCTGCTCTGCGGTTCGGCGGCATTCATCCGCCAGGCGCGGCGCGTGCGCAAGGTGTTGGGTGGGGGGATGAGGCAGGCGGGGGTGTTGGCAAGTGCCGGCATCATCGCCCTCACGTACATGGTAGACCGCCTCGCCCTTGACCACCAAAACGCCGCCGCCCTCGCCCGTGGCCTGGCCCAGATTCCCGGAATCCGCCTCAACCCGGCGCAAGTCCGCACCAACATCGTCTTTTTTGACCTCGCTCCCGACGCACCCCTCACCGCGCCTCAGATTGCCGAGCGTTTATGCCGGCAAAACATCTGGATTGGCGCCGAAAGCGAACGCAGCTTCCGTGTCGTCACCCACTACTGGATTGGCCCCCGCGAAATCGAACTGTTGCTATCCGCGCTGGAAGAAATCATGACGGAGAGCCGGTGA
- a CDS encoding protein kinase encodes MNTDLIGKQVGHYRVDALLGDGGMGTVYRAHDLNLGRTVAIKFMHAQFAHLPEFRARLTNEAQTVARLDHPSIVKIFDFGESSEGLYIAMEYVDGGSLRAHLGRLQKRGVFLPLQQSLQIGVQMADALDYAHQRGLIHRDVKPGNIILKKLDRPPEEGDGPFRAVLTDFGLVKVLEGERLTLTGTTLGTPVYMSPEQCEGTEAVDGRTDLYALGVVLYEMLTNATPFRFKNLTEAVTTHLKGVMPRSARELRPDIPAVLDAVLMKALAKEPGDRFASGAEMAAALRSARLSLDATATRVVASDQPVVTPLPSQPPAGYVLLIAAPGQPDSRLALTRPVISLGRSADNDVVLPAEGVSRYHARLQARADGWSIIDLGGVNGTRLGGQRLPANQSTPLTPDEPLRIGPYTLTLVAPAPAEPVPPAETPTGLRVVPVSEQPTQLPIQENVLAIYLAQDRVPVEPGKPTRLRVEVVNRGEFADRVNVRVEGITPGWMSVPSEFITVPPNGSAQIPIDVKIPRQPDTPVGRQRFFLRLVSQQHPRVTASASGSLLIGAYTAFEARLENAELQLPATAQVFVRNGGNVAADFSIVGRGERVQFRGETGHLPLGPGEEAIVSLGLQARASSLFGGTETLPFEIEVATRHGARQALAGQAVASSMIPPVLGYAAVVVVTFACVFGLLFLLFGDRLRGEATPTMGAGALPTITVTSLATPGLGEADVAGTSTSVAVTAETATAAAATAATQGDEDGDGLSGTQEAIAGTDPQNPDTDDDGLLDGEEVLIYGTDPKNADTDGDLLKDGEEVQRYKTNPRSADTDGDGVRDAVEIDQGTDPLATPTATPVLTTATATATGAPTASATVAATATPSPTATATNTPGPTATPTASATASPSPTNTLPPTPTSTSAPTATFTPLPPTATATTVPTVTATPIPTPELACVATPPALDEPFAAVDWGGAPLFTYVDQAEPARLVEVYFVRDDANLYLAGVIHDDTGDNTDSLRVYVDTTGNGGDPDSTDRFFQVTRDGTLTIRAGLGDNADGDEWDTDYSSSNWEATVGAAGAGTWLVRMRIDVVGEMPALTPQFRLMMQTLFTNEALVSWPAGGDTVDAGTWQPVNNVTCP; translated from the coding sequence ATGAACACCGATCTAATTGGCAAACAGGTTGGACATTACCGTGTTGATGCGCTACTCGGCGACGGCGGCATGGGCACAGTCTATCGCGCCCATGACCTCAACCTGGGCCGCACCGTCGCTATCAAATTCATGCACGCCCAATTCGCCCACCTGCCCGAATTCCGCGCCCGCCTCACCAACGAAGCGCAAACCGTCGCCCGTCTCGACCACCCATCCATTGTCAAAATCTTCGACTTCGGCGAATCCAGCGAAGGCCTCTACATTGCCATGGAGTATGTAGACGGTGGCAGCTTGCGTGCCCACCTGGGACGGTTGCAAAAACGCGGCGTTTTTCTCCCGCTGCAACAAAGCCTGCAAATTGGCGTGCAGATGGCCGACGCGTTGGATTACGCCCATCAGCGTGGCCTCATCCACCGCGACGTGAAACCGGGCAACATCATCCTCAAGAAGCTGGACCGTCCCCCGGAAGAAGGCGACGGCCCCTTCCGCGCCGTCCTTACCGACTTTGGCCTCGTTAAAGTGCTAGAAGGCGAGCGGCTCACGCTCACCGGCACGACGCTGGGCACGCCCGTATACATGTCCCCGGAGCAGTGCGAAGGGACGGAAGCGGTTGATGGGCGCACCGACCTGTACGCGCTGGGCGTGGTACTGTATGAAATGCTCACGAACGCCACGCCGTTCCGCTTCAAGAATCTCACGGAAGCGGTGACGACGCATCTCAAGGGTGTCATGCCTCGTTCGGCGCGTGAACTGCGCCCAGACATTCCCGCCGTGCTGGATGCGGTGCTGATGAAGGCGCTGGCGAAAGAACCGGGTGACCGTTTCGCGTCTGGCGCGGAGATGGCCGCCGCCCTGCGCAGTGCCCGTCTCTCCCTGGATGCTACCGCCACTCGCGTTGTCGCCAGCGATCAACCGGTGGTGACGCCACTGCCATCGCAACCTCCCGCCGGCTATGTCCTGCTGATTGCCGCTCCCGGTCAGCCGGACAGCCGCCTGGCCCTCACCCGCCCCGTGATCAGCCTGGGGCGCAGCGCGGATAATGACGTGGTTCTGCCGGCAGAAGGCGTCTCCCGTTATCATGCCCGTCTTCAGGCCAGGGCAGACGGTTGGAGCATCATTGACCTCGGCGGCGTCAATGGCACGCGCCTGGGCGGACAGCGCCTGCCCGCCAACCAATCCACCCCGCTTACGCCTGACGAACCGCTGCGTATCGGCCCCTATACCCTCACCCTGGTTGCTCCCGCGCCCGCCGAACCGGTCCCCCCCGCCGAGACCCCCACCGGATTGCGTGTTGTGCCTGTCTCCGAGCAGCCCACGCAGCTTCCTATCCAGGAAAACGTACTGGCGATTTACCTGGCCCAGGATCGCGTCCCCGTGGAGCCGGGCAAACCGACGCGGCTGCGCGTGGAAGTGGTCAATCGCGGCGAGTTCGCGGACCGTGTGAACGTGCGCGTGGAAGGCATCACGCCCGGTTGGATGAGCGTGCCGTCGGAATTCATCACCGTTCCGCCCAATGGCAGCGCCCAGATTCCCATTGACGTGAAGATTCCGCGCCAGCCGGATACACCCGTGGGGCGGCAGCGATTCTTCTTGCGCCTGGTTTCGCAGCAGCACCCGCGCGTGACCGCCTCCGCCAGTGGGTCCCTCCTCATTGGCGCCTACACGGCATTTGAAGCCCGCCTGGAAAACGCGGAACTCCAACTGCCGGCCACGGCTCAGGTTTTTGTGCGCAACGGCGGCAATGTGGCCGCCGATTTCAGTATTGTTGGTCGTGGCGAGCGGGTGCAGTTTCGTGGCGAGACGGGGCATCTGCCGTTGGGGCCGGGCGAGGAAGCCATCGTATCGCTTGGCCTGCAGGCGCGTGCCTCTAGTTTGTTTGGGGGTACGGAGACATTGCCCTTTGAGATTGAAGTGGCCACGCGCCATGGGGCGCGACAGGCTTTGGCAGGGCAGGCTGTTGCTTCCTCCATGATTCCGCCTGTCTTGGGGTATGCGGCTGTGGTGGTGGTTACGTTTGCTTGCGTTTTTGGCTTGCTCTTCCTGCTGTTTGGCGACCGCTTGCGCGGCGAGGCGACGCCGACGATGGGGGCAGGCGCCCTGCCGACCATCACGGTGACGAGTTTGGCGACGCCCGGCCTGGGAGAAGCGGATGTGGCCGGGACGTCTACGTCGGTGGCTGTGACGGCGGAGACGGCAACCGCCGCGGCGGCGACGGCGGCGACGCAGGGGGATGAGGATGGGGATGGTTTGAGTGGCACGCAGGAGGCGATTGCCGGCACGGACCCGCAAAATCCAGACACCGACGATGACGGACTCCTCGATGGGGAAGAAGTGCTGATTTATGGTACGGACCCCAAGAACGCGGATACTGATGGCGACCTGCTGAAAGACGGGGAGGAAGTGCAGCGATACAAGACGAACCCGCGCAGCGCCGATACCGATGGCGATGGCGTGCGCGATGCGGTGGAGATTGACCAGGGGACCGATCCGCTGGCAACGCCCACGGCCACGCCTGTTTTGACCACGGCCACGGCTACGGCTACGGGCGCGCCCACGGCGTCGGCGACAGTAGCGGCCACGGCCACGCCTTCCCCGACGGCCACGGCCACGAATACGCCCGGTCCCACGGCAACGCCGACGGCTTCGGCGACGGCTTCTCCCTCACCAACGAATACGCTGCCGCCCACGCCCACGAGTACTTCCGCGCCGACGGCTACCTTCACGCCACTTCCGCCCACGGCCACGGCGACCACGGTCCCCACGGTCACGGCTACGCCTATTCCCACGCCAGAACTGGCTTGCGTGGCGACACCGCCGGCGCTGGATGAGCCATTTGCTGCTGTCGATTGGGGCGGTGCGCCGCTGTTTACGTATGTAGACCAGGCGGAACCGGCGCGGTTGGTGGAGGTGTATTTCGTACGGGATGACGCGAATCTCTACCTGGCGGGGGTGATTCACGACGACACCGGCGATAACACGGATTCGCTGCGCGTGTATGTGGATACGACGGGGAATGGGGGCGACCCGGACAGCACGGACCGCTTTTTCCAGGTGACGCGGGATGGCACGCTCACGATCCGCGCGGGGTTGGGGGATAATGCCGATGGGGATGAGTGGGATACGGATTATTCGAGCAGCAATTGGGAGGCGACGGTGGGCGCGGCGGGCGCGGGGACGTGGTTGGTGCGGATGCGGATTGATGTGGTGGGGGAAATGCCGGCACTCACGCCCCAATTCCGCCTTATGATGCAAACCCTGTTCACCAACGAGGCTCTTGTCAGTTGGCCTGCCGGCGGCGATACCGTGGATGCCGGCACCTGGCAGCCCGTGAACAACGTCACCTGCCCTTGA
- a CDS encoding mechanosensitive ion channel — MEGFRNLLLDPVLSKVVYIFAGISIITLVVRFLQWYLTNHIRTLDARYRARKVLSFAGYIAVFLLILGIFNERLSNLSAAFGIAGAGIAFALQEVIVSVAGWIALSFSNFYKPGDRVQLGGIKGDVIDIGVIRTTLMEVGEWVAADQYSGRIVRIANSFVFKEPVFNYSGDFPFLWDEIVIKVKHGSDRALAVKILYDAAHAVTDDYTKSAKETWPSLVRKYHILNTSMDPAVTLEVTDNWLAYTLRYVVDYAHRRSTRNELFTRIMDRVEQTEGRVAIASTTFQLVEMPALNVHVHNE, encoded by the coding sequence ATGGAAGGGTTCAGGAATCTGCTACTCGATCCGGTTCTAAGCAAAGTTGTTTACATTTTTGCCGGCATTTCCATCATCACGCTGGTCGTCCGCTTTTTGCAATGGTATCTAACCAACCACATCAGGACCCTTGATGCGCGTTATCGTGCGCGCAAAGTGCTTTCCTTCGCCGGCTATATCGCCGTTTTCCTACTCATCCTAGGCATTTTTAACGAAAGGTTGAGCAATCTTTCCGCCGCCTTTGGCATCGCCGGAGCCGGCATTGCTTTTGCGCTGCAAGAAGTGATAGTCAGCGTGGCCGGTTGGATCGCTTTATCCTTCAGCAACTTCTATAAACCCGGCGACCGGGTGCAGTTGGGGGGCATAAAAGGTGACGTCATAGATATTGGCGTTATCCGCACGACCCTTATGGAAGTGGGCGAGTGGGTCGCCGCCGATCAATACTCCGGGCGTATTGTTCGTATCGCCAACAGCTTTGTGTTCAAGGAACCCGTCTTCAACTACTCTGGCGATTTCCCATTCCTGTGGGATGAGATCGTCATCAAAGTGAAACATGGCAGTGATCGCGCCCTGGCGGTGAAGATTCTGTACGATGCGGCGCACGCCGTGACGGACGACTACACGAAGAGCGCGAAGGAGACCTGGCCCAGTCTGGTGAGAAAGTACCACATCCTCAACACCAGCATGGATCCCGCCGTCACCCTGGAGGTCACGGATAACTGGCTGGCGTACACGCTGCGCTACGTCGTTGACTATGCCCACCGCCGCAGCACGAGAAATGAGCTGTTCACGCGGATTATGGACAGGGTTGAGCAGACGGAGGGGCGTGTCGCTATTGCCTCCACGACCTTCCAACTGGTGGAAATGCCGGCACTAAACGTCCACGTCCACAATGAATAG
- a CDS encoding DUF1295 domain-containing protein, with amino-acid sequence MNEFLTIFATAGGVILLYMTLVWLVSVRLKNAGIVDIFWGMGFVLANAVYFALADGYAPRQLLVTILVTLWGLRLSVYIFRRNWGKPEDYRYQNFRAKAGPGYWWRSYYSVFLLQGFLLWIISVPLLAAQLSTRAGLGIWAYLGAVVWAIGLFFEAVGDWQLARFKANPANKGQLFDGGLWRYTRHPNYFGDAMCWWGYYLIAVGAGGFWTIFSPALMTTLLMRVSGVTLLEQSLRETKPGYREYVARTNAFFPWFPRRQ; translated from the coding sequence ATGAATGAATTCCTGACGATTTTTGCCACGGCGGGTGGGGTTATCTTGCTCTACATGACGCTCGTCTGGTTGGTGAGCGTCAGGTTGAAGAATGCCGGCATCGTGGACATCTTTTGGGGCATGGGCTTCGTCCTTGCCAACGCCGTCTACTTCGCCCTCGCTGATGGATACGCGCCGCGCCAACTGTTGGTCACCATTCTGGTCACGCTGTGGGGGCTGCGCCTGTCCGTGTACATCTTCCGCCGCAACTGGGGCAAGCCGGAAGATTATCGCTACCAGAATTTTCGGGCAAAGGCCGGTCCTGGCTATTGGTGGCGCAGCTATTACAGTGTCTTCTTGCTGCAAGGCTTCCTGCTCTGGATCATCTCCGTCCCCCTCCTGGCAGCGCAGTTGTCCACCCGCGCCGGATTGGGCATTTGGGCCTATCTGGGCGCGGTGGTATGGGCGATTGGCCTTTTCTTCGAGGCCGTGGGCGACTGGCAGTTGGCTCGCTTCAAGGCCAACCCGGCCAACAAGGGCCAGTTATTTGACGGTGGACTGTGGCGATACACGCGCCATCCCAACTACTTCGGCGACGCGATGTGCTGGTGGGGGTATTACCTGATTGCGGTGGGGGCCGGGGGCTTTTGGACGATCTTCAGCCCGGCGCTGATGACGACGCTGCTGATGCGCGTTTCCGGCGTGACCCTGCTGGAGCAAAGTCTGCGGGAGACAAAACCCGGCTACCGCGAATACGTGGCGCGGACAAACGCTTTCTTCCCCTGGTTTCCGCGCCGCCAATAG
- a CDS encoding redoxin domain-containing protein, whose translation MAQLRQEYEAFRERDAEVVVLGPDNAEAFRGYWKENDLPFVGVPDPRSQVLKLYGQEIRLFKLGRMPAQVIIDKQGIARFVHYGKSMSDIPDSADMLAVLDELQEEEQTVP comes from the coding sequence ATGGCGCAGTTGCGCCAGGAGTATGAGGCGTTCCGCGAACGAGACGCGGAGGTTGTTGTTCTTGGCCCGGACAATGCCGAGGCTTTTCGTGGCTATTGGAAGGAAAATGACCTGCCGTTTGTGGGTGTGCCGGACCCGCGTTCTCAGGTGTTGAAGTTGTATGGGCAGGAGATTCGTTTGTTCAAGTTGGGGAGAATGCCGGCACAAGTCATCATCGACAAGCAAGGCATTGCCCGCTTCGTCCATTACGGCAAGTCCATGAGCGACATCCCGGACAGTGCCGACATGCTGGCGGTTTTGGACGAACTACAGGAAGAGGAGCAGACCGTGCCATGA
- a CDS encoding redoxin domain-containing protein, giving the protein MSKVVINAAAPDFALPDMYGETVRLSDFRGRKHVFLVFNRGFI; this is encoded by the coding sequence ATGAGCAAAGTTGTCATTAATGCGGCCGCCCCGGATTTTGCCCTGCCTGATATGTATGGGGAAACGGTGCGGCTTTCTGATTTTCGCGGGCGTAAGCATGTTTTTCTGGTCTTTAATCGCGGCTTTATATGA
- a CDS encoding 30S ribosomal protein S18, producing the protein MRDYELTIIIQPDLDEEGRKALIAQVTNWITGGDENAPQPAINEWGQRQLAYAINKIKSGYYVLFDAGINPAQIQGLERNLFYNDDILRYLIVRADEATGNYDYKQFNALRDYVTEYGQIIPRRRNRVSAKQQRNLAQAIKRARHLALLPFVVD; encoded by the coding sequence GTGCGCGACTACGAACTCACCATCATTATTCAACCTGACCTGGACGAAGAAGGGCGCAAAGCCCTCATTGCCCAGGTCACCAACTGGATCACGGGCGGCGACGAAAATGCGCCGCAGCCGGCTATTAATGAGTGGGGGCAGCGGCAACTGGCCTACGCCATCAACAAGATTAAGTCTGGCTATTATGTGTTGTTTGATGCCGGCATCAATCCCGCGCAAATTCAGGGTCTGGAGCGCAATCTGTTCTACAACGACGACATCCTGCGTTACTTGATTGTGCGCGCCGACGAGGCCACCGGCAACTACGACTACAAGCAGTTTAACGCCCTGCGCGATTACGTCACCGAATATGGGCAGATCATCCCCCGTCGCCGCAACCGCGTCTCCGCCAAACAGCAGCGCAACCTGGCGCAAGCCATCAAACGCGCCCGCCACCTGGCGTTGCTGCCGTTTGTCGTAGACTGA
- a CDS encoding acyl-CoA dehydrogenase family protein has translation MDFHLTAEQRQFRDAVHTFVARELKPMARHTDESAEFNWTAVKKMGPLGLLGLEVPEEYGGAAVDAISAAIAIEELGWGCGSTALAVSAHNGLALGPIVRYGTPAQKQKWLPPLATGQGRLASLALTEPGAGSDLQGGVRTMAVEEGDSWIIDGSKMWMTNASLADIAVVLCRTDRAGGSRSLSHIIVPLDTPGVTIGPAEKKMGLKGSPTHAVTLAEVRVPRENLLGEYGRGLQQTLATLDSGRVGIGALAVGLAQAAYEEAIKYAQERHTFGQPIAHHQAVQWMLADAATEIQAARLMVYWAAAIKQSGQRYTKEAAMAKLFATEVSERVCRNAIQIHGGYGYSSEFPVERIYRDTRLMTIGEGTSEIQRLVIARHILNLG, from the coding sequence ATGGACTTTCATTTAACCGCGGAGCAGCGCCAATTCCGCGACGCTGTTCACACCTTCGTCGCCCGCGAACTCAAACCAATGGCCCGGCACACCGACGAATCCGCCGAATTTAACTGGACCGCCGTGAAAAAAATGGGGCCACTGGGGTTGCTTGGCCTGGAAGTTCCCGAAGAGTACGGTGGAGCCGCCGTGGACGCCATCAGCGCCGCCATCGCCATCGAAGAACTGGGCTGGGGCTGCGGCTCCACCGCGCTCGCCGTGTCCGCGCACAACGGGCTGGCCCTGGGGCCAATCGTCCGCTACGGAACCCCCGCGCAAAAGCAGAAATGGTTGCCCCCCCTGGCTACGGGGCAGGGACGCCTTGCCAGCCTGGCCCTCACCGAACCTGGCGCCGGCTCCGACCTTCAAGGCGGCGTGCGCACCATGGCCGTGGAAGAAGGGGACTCCTGGATCATTGACGGCAGCAAAATGTGGATGACCAACGCTTCCCTTGCCGACATCGCCGTCGTCCTTTGCCGCACCGACCGCGCCGGCGGCAGCCGCAGCCTCAGCCACATCATCGTGCCCCTGGACACCCCCGGCGTCACCATCGGCCCCGCCGAGAAAAAAATGGGATTGAAAGGCTCCCCCACGCACGCTGTCACCTTGGCAGAAGTGCGCGTGCCCCGCGAGAATCTGTTGGGCGAATATGGGCGGGGCTTGCAGCAAACGCTGGCGACGCTGGACAGTGGGCGCGTGGGCATTGGCGCATTGGCCGTTGGTCTGGCGCAGGCGGCGTACGAAGAGGCGATCAAATACGCGCAGGAGCGGCACACCTTTGGTCAGCCGATTGCCCATCATCAGGCTGTGCAGTGGATGCTGGCGGACGCGGCCACGGAAATCCAGGCGGCCCGCCTCATGGTCTACTGGGCGGCGGCTATCAAGCAAAGCGGGCAGCGGTATACAAAAGAGGCGGCCATGGCCAAGCTGTTTGCCACCGAGGTGAGCGAGCGCGTTTGCCGTAACGCCATCCAGATTCACGGCGGCTACGGCTACAGCAGCGAGTTCCCCGTGGAGCGCATCTACCGCGACACGCGCCTGATGACGATTGGCGAAGGAACGAGCGAAATTCAACGGCTGGTGATTGCCCGCCATATCCTCAATCTGGGCTGA